The Desulfobulbus propionicus DSM 2032 DNA segment GATGACCGCCTGCAAGGCATTGTGGTGTTGTGGGACCTGAAGAAGCTGCGCCTGACCAAGCAGTGGAACAGCCCGGTCAAGGCCTTCATGAACCGCAAGGTGACCACCATCGCCCCCGAGGCCCTGGCCAGCGAGGCGGCGGACCTGATGGTGCAGAAGAACATCGGCCACCTGCCGGTGGTTCAAGGCGAAAAGGTGATCGGCATCGTCACCCGCACCGATGTCATCAATTACCTCTACGGCATGCTGCCGAGCTGATCGGTTTTTCCCAACGGCACGCCCCTCCTGGTACCGGCTGCCGGGGCAGTCGCCACCGTGATCACGATGCAGCGCCGGATCGTTGCCGGTCGGCATGATCGGCAACGAGGAATGAATCTCATTTTTCCTTCCGCGATCCGTCTTTCCGTTGTCCCCCAGGATCGGGGTGTGCTACACTCGTTGCAGACCCGACAAACAGATCGCCCTCCCCCCGTGGATCACGCGGGGTTGCGGCATTGCTGTGTTTTCACTTTGGCCCCGCTTTCCCTACCCCGCATGGGGGGAAACCGTCCACAGGCGGATTATTATGTTTTTTTCAAAGAAAAAGGCAACGGCGGCGGCACTGGTGTGCTCCGGTTGTTTCCAGGCGGCGGTGGCCGCTTCCGAGACCAACGAGTATCTGGAGCTGGATCTCTCCCAGCTGATGAATATCACCGTGACCTCTGTTGCCAAGAAAGAGCAGCGTTTGTCGGACGCGGCGGCGGCGGTGTTCGTCATCACCCAGGAAGACATCCGCCGCTCCGGCGTGACCACCATCGCCGATGCCCTGGCCATGGCCCCGGGCATTCAGGTGGCCAAGATCAGCGCCTCCAAATGGTCGGTGTCCTCGCGGGGGTTCGCCGGGTACACCTCCAACAAGCTGCTGGTGCTGATGGACGGCCGTTCCGTGTATTCTCCGGCCTACAGCGGCGTGTTTTGGGACGCGCAGAACACGCTGCTCGAGGATATCGACCGCATCGAGGTCATCCGCGGACCGGGCGGCACGTTGTGGGGCGCCAACGCGGTCAATGGGGTCATCAACATCATCACCAAAAACGCCACGGAAACCAAGGGGACCCTGGTCCGCGCCAGTGCCGGCAACGGCGGGGCCATGTCCACGGCGGCCCGTTACGGCGGCGCGCTCAGCGACACCATCAGCGGCCGTCTGTATCTGACCTATGACCGCAGCATGAGCAACGCCCTCAAGGAAAACGGCGAAGACGCCAACGACACCTGGAAGCCCCTGCAAACCGGCTTTCGCCTGGACGGCGAACCGGCGGGCAACAAGGAATGGACCCTGCAGGGCGATCTGTATGACAACGGCGGCGATCAGTGGGTCTTTCCCCACTGGACCGGCGACTCGCCCCTGCCGTCGATCCGGGATGACGCGCTGGACGCCAAGGGCGGGAATCTGCTGGGACGCTGGCGCCAGGAACTGGGCAACGATCGGGCGCTGACCTTCAAGGCCTATTATGATTTCAACAAACGCAGCGACGCGGTGTTCAATCTGGCCTTCGACACCATCGACCTCGATCTCCAGTACGAGACAGCGCTCGGCGGGCGCCAAAACCTGACCATGGGCGCCGGCTACCGGTCGATCACCGGTGACTTTGACGAAACCTTCCAGGTGTATCTGCCGGATCGAAGCGACGAGCTCCACAGCGCCTTTCTCCAGGACGAGATCAACCTCGTGGCCGACAGGCTGTGGCTGACCCTGGGTTCCAAGTACGAACACAACGACTATACCGGTAGCGAATGGCAGCCCAGCGCCCGAATACTGTGGAAACCCGCGGATCGTCATTCCCTCTGGACCTCCGTAGCGCGGGCGGTGCGCACCCCGGCCATCGTCGAGCAGCACGGCCGGGTGCTCATGGGCAGATATCCGGCCTCTCTCGGCACCACCCCGATCGGCATTGGCGATATCAACTTTACCGGCAATCCGGATTTTGACTCCGAAATCGTCACCGCCTACGAAGCCGGACACCGCTGGCAGGCAACAGATACCCTTTCCTTTGACCTGGCCCTGTTCTACAACGACTACGACGAGATCTATACCGCCCAGCCCGTGCAGTCGGGGCTTGATATCGACAGCGTTTTTGTCAACGCCCAGAGCGGCTCGGGCCGGGGCGTCGAGCTGGCGGCCGACTGGAAGCCTCGTTCCTGGCTGTCCTTTGCCTTGGCCTACTCCCACCTGGAAATGGATCTGACCACCGACGCCGCCGTCGGCAGCCAGGCCGGCAGCGACTGGGTGACAAAGGCCAGCCCGCGACATCAGGTTTCGCTGCGCTCCTCCATCGCCCTGGCCGAGAATTGGCGGCTCAACCTCTGGCTCCGCCACGTCGACACGATTTCCGGCAGAAACAGCACCAATTTGTTAGGCGACTCGCGTCTCCTGGATGCCTACACCCTGCTGGACGCCAACCTGATCTGGACTCCGTTCCGGGAACTGGAAGTGATGCTTGCCGGCCAGAATCTGTTGGACGACGGCCAGGTCCGCTATCTGTCCGAATACCAGACCCCGGCCACCGAGATCGAACGCGGCGTGTACGGCAAGGTCACCTGGCGGTTCTAGCGCCCACTCGCCATGCACGCCAAGCCCTTCATAACCGCCCTGTTGACGGCGCTGTTCCTCTTCCTGGGAACCAGCCTCTCCAAGGCGGATTCCCCGGAACTTGAGTACAAGGTCAAGGCCGCCTTCTTACTCAATTTCGCCAAATTCACCGCTTGGCCCCTGCCCGCAGAGAATACCCCCGGCCCCTTCACCCTCTGCGTCCTCGGCACGGATCCCTTTGGCCAATCGCTCGACGGCCTGGCGGAAAAGCAGATTAACGGCAACAACATTGAAATCCGCCGCACCGCCTCCAGCGCCGCCATCGGGCAATGCCGACTTGTGTTCGTCAGCAAATCGGAACAGGCCGACCTGCAGAAAGTGCTCCGCCTGACTGCGGGCCACCCCATTGTCACGGTCAGCGACATGGAAGGATTCGCCGCTGCCGGCGGCACCATCGAATTCAAGAACAAGGAGGGACGACTCTCCTTTATCATCAACAACACCAAGGCCAGAATGAACGGACTGCGATTCAGCTCGTCGCTGCTCACCCTGGCCCTCGAAGTTTTGTAGTCTCGAATGAAAAACAGATTTTTTCAGCTCGCCATCCGCAACAAACTCTACGTGATCGTGCTCCTCTCCTGCACCATCGCCCTGGTGCTGGTCATGCTGGCATCCTTTGCCACCCAGTGGTATCTGGTCCGCAAACAACTGGCCGATGAGGTGCAAACCCTGGCCATGGTCATCGCGGAAAACAGCAGTGCCGGCATCGCCTTCGAGGATCGCGAGGCCCTCCAGATCATCCTCCGCTCCCTGGCCGCCAAGCCCAACATCGTGGCCGGACGGATATTGAACGCCAAGGGGGAACTGTACGCCGAATATGCGCGCGCCGATCAAGCCGTCATTCCCGGCCCCCCAGAGGGCATCCCCTCGGGGCTGGCCTTGGGGGCGTTCCGGTTCCATGGCCGCCACGCGGAAATCTTGCAGCCGGTCACCCTGGAACAGGAAGCGATTGGCGCGGTTTTCCTGATGGTCAGCCTGGAGGAAATCAACCGTAATCTCCTGCGGTTGGCCGGCTTGATGGTCGTCATGCTGCTGTTGGGGCTCGGCATGGCGATGCTGTTTTCCCGGCGGCTGCTGCAAGTCATCATCGAACCCATCAGCACGCTTTCCCAGGTGATGGGCGTGATCTCCCGCGACCAGGATTACACCGTCCGTTCGCCGGTCCGCAGCACGGACGAATTGGGGCTGCTGTCCACCGGCTTCAATACCATGATCGCCCAGATCCAGCAGCGCGACCTCTATCTCGAGGAACAGGTGGAGCAGCGGACCCGCGACCTGCTCGCGGCCAAGGAGGCCGCCGAGGCCGCCAACCAGGCCAAGAGCCTTTTTCTTGCCAACATGAGCCATGAGATTCGCACGCCGATGAACGCCATCATCGGCATGACCCGGCTGGCCCTGGACAATCGGCCGGAACCCGGCCAGCGTAAATTACTGCAGACCGTGAAGGATTCGGCCGACAGCCTGCTTGGCATCCTCAACGATATTCTCGATTTCTCCAAGATCGAGGCCGGCCAGCTGCTGCTCAGCAAAAAACCGTTCGTCCTCGGGCAGCTCATGGAAACCATGATCTCGGCCTTGAAGGTCCCCGCCGCTGAGAAAGGCCTGACCCTGGAGTACAGCATCTCCCCTGACCTGCCGGCGGTGATCATCGGCGACGATCTGCGCCTGCGACAGATCTTTTTCAATCTCGTGGGCAATGCCATCAAGTTTACCGAGACCGGCGGGGTGACGGTCAGCATCGAGCCGGTGTCCGATGGCCCGCCCCAGCAAGGCTGCCTGCTCCATTGCCGCGTCCGCGACAGCGGCATCGGTATCCCCAAGGAACAGCAGGAGCGGATCTTCAACACCTTTGAACAGGCTGACGGCTCCTCGGTCCGCAAGTACGGCGGCACCGGCCTGGGCCTGACGATCAGCAGGCAACTGACCGAAATGATGGGCGGCCGCATGTGGGTGGAGAGCGAACCCGGAGTCGGCAGCACCTTTCATTTCACCGTCTGCCTGGAACAGGGAGAAGAGGCGGCGATGACCGCGTTGCCCAACGACCGTTTGGCGGCGCGGCGCATAACCGGCCTCCGCCTTCTGGTGGTGGATGACAACGAGATCAACCGTGACCTGGCGCGAATGGTTCTGGAACGGGATCATCGGGTGCTGACCGCGGAACAGGGCCTCGCCGGCCTGCGGACACTGGCGGAAGCGGAGGCGGTTGACGTGGTGCTGATGGATGTGCAGATGCCGGTCATGGATGGACTCACCGCCACCCGCATCATCCGGGCCATCGAACAGGGACAGCCACCGCCCCTGGAACTGACGGACGCTCTGCACCAGGCCTTGGACAAGCGACTGCGCGGCGCCCACCTGCCCATCATCGCCATGACCGCCCATGCCATGGGCGGTGATCAGGAGAGGTGCCTGGCAGCCGGCATGGATGAGTATGTGACCAAACCCTTTCAACCGGAACAGCTCGCCGATGCCTTGATGGCCATCAACGGAGTGGATGCGGGCAGATGGCTCGTCCCGGACGGCGATCATCCACCCGCCCCGGCCGAGGAACCCGAAGCGCAGGCGGCCCCCACCGCGCCGGCTAGCGTAGAACTGGTCCGCTCCTATCTACACGCCACGGCCAATTTTTCCCTGGAACAGGTGGAACGGCTGGTGCAAACGTCGCGTCGAAGCGTGACCAGCCTGCTGGCCAGTTGCGACCGGTCCCTGCGCGATGGCGATTTTCAGGAATTGGGATTGGCGGCCCACACCCTCAAGGGCACCCTGTTGCAGTGCGGGCTTGCCGGATGGGCCCAACGGGCGCAGTCGCTCTTTGCCCATGCCAAACATGAGAGCGAAGCGGAGGCGAAAGAGGTCTTGAACGAGCTGCGTCTTGCCCTTGTTGCCCTGGTCATGACCGAGGAGCAGCCCCTGGCCGCAAGAACCGGGGAGAACGGAGGGAGCGGACCGCATGACCGCCGTCATCGCGGCCGCATCCTGGCGATGGATGACGAGGAGGTCATCCGCGAGGTGATCGGCGGCATGTTTCATTATCTGGGCGCAGCCTGCGATCTCGCCGCCTCTGGCGAAGAAGGGCTGGAACTGTACAGCCAGTCGCTGGCCAACGGCCAACCCTACGACCTGGTCATGACCGATCTTCAGGTTGCCGAAGGCATGGGTGGGATGGACATGGCGCAGGAGATTCTCGCACGGGACCCCACGGCCAGGATCGTGGTATCCAGCGCCGATTCCCAGGACCCGGTGATGCGGCGCTATACCGAGTACGGATTTGTCGGCAGGGTGAAAAAACCGTACTCGGTGCAGAGCCTGGCGGCCCTGCTGGAAGAAATGCTGGGCAAACCCTAGCGGTCTAACCGCGGAACGCCCCTTCCATCAGCCTGGCGGCCAGGCCATGTTGCGGCCGCCGAGGATGTGCATGTGCAGATGAAACACAGTCTGTCCCGCCTGCGAGCCGTTGTTGAACACCACCCGATAGTGCGGCACCCCTTCCTTGACGGCGATCTCGTTGCCGATCCGCATCAGTTTACCGACGATGCGTTCGTCTTCCCCGGTCACCGCCGACGGGCCGCTGAGGTGCTTTTTCGGGATCACCAGAAAATGAACCGGCGCCTGGGGAGCGATGTCGCGGAAGGCAAGCACCTCGTCGTCTTCATAGAGTTTGCTGGCCGGGATTTCTCCCCGGACAATTTTGCAGAACAGACAGTTGTCAGGCATGGCGGACCTCGTGTGCGAAGGAAGGGCCGGGGCTACCGAGGGGTGCCGACCCGGGGAAGCAGGTGAAAGACCAAGGCATTGTTCACTCCCGCGATCTTCACCGGATCCATGGCAATGGGGATGGACTTGGAACCGACCCGGAGGTTGATCATCTCCAAGGCATCGAGATCGACCATATATTCCCGCCCGCCCAGGGCACCGAGCAGGGGGGCGAGCCCGTCCTCGGGGTTGCCGCCGTTCT contains these protein-coding regions:
- a CDS encoding TonB-dependent receptor plug domain-containing protein, which translates into the protein MFFSKKKATAAALVCSGCFQAAVAASETNEYLELDLSQLMNITVTSVAKKEQRLSDAAAAVFVITQEDIRRSGVTTIADALAMAPGIQVAKISASKWSVSSRGFAGYTSNKLLVLMDGRSVYSPAYSGVFWDAQNTLLEDIDRIEVIRGPGGTLWGANAVNGVINIITKNATETKGTLVRASAGNGGAMSTAARYGGALSDTISGRLYLTYDRSMSNALKENGEDANDTWKPLQTGFRLDGEPAGNKEWTLQGDLYDNGGDQWVFPHWTGDSPLPSIRDDALDAKGGNLLGRWRQELGNDRALTFKAYYDFNKRSDAVFNLAFDTIDLDLQYETALGGRQNLTMGAGYRSITGDFDETFQVYLPDRSDELHSAFLQDEINLVADRLWLTLGSKYEHNDYTGSEWQPSARILWKPADRHSLWTSVARAVRTPAIVEQHGRVLMGRYPASLGTTPIGIGDINFTGNPDFDSEIVTAYEAGHRWQATDTLSFDLALFYNDYDEIYTAQPVQSGLDIDSVFVNAQSGSGRGVELAADWKPRSWLSFALAYSHLEMDLTTDAAVGSQAGSDWVTKASPRHQVSLRSSIALAENWRLNLWLRHVDTISGRNSTNLLGDSRLLDAYTLLDANLIWTPFRELEVMLAGQNLLDDGQVRYLSEYQTPATEIERGVYGKVTWRF
- a CDS encoding YfiR family protein encodes the protein MHAKPFITALLTALFLFLGTSLSKADSPELEYKVKAAFLLNFAKFTAWPLPAENTPGPFTLCVLGTDPFGQSLDGLAEKQINGNNIEIRRTASSAAIGQCRLVFVSKSEQADLQKVLRLTAGHPIVTVSDMEGFAAAGGTIEFKNKEGRLSFIINNTKARMNGLRFSSSLLTLALEVL
- a CDS encoding response regulator, producing the protein MKNRFFQLAIRNKLYVIVLLSCTIALVLVMLASFATQWYLVRKQLADEVQTLAMVIAENSSAGIAFEDREALQIILRSLAAKPNIVAGRILNAKGELYAEYARADQAVIPGPPEGIPSGLALGAFRFHGRHAEILQPVTLEQEAIGAVFLMVSLEEINRNLLRLAGLMVVMLLLGLGMAMLFSRRLLQVIIEPISTLSQVMGVISRDQDYTVRSPVRSTDELGLLSTGFNTMIAQIQQRDLYLEEQVEQRTRDLLAAKEAAEAANQAKSLFLANMSHEIRTPMNAIIGMTRLALDNRPEPGQRKLLQTVKDSADSLLGILNDILDFSKIEAGQLLLSKKPFVLGQLMETMISALKVPAAEKGLTLEYSISPDLPAVIIGDDLRLRQIFFNLVGNAIKFTETGGVTVSIEPVSDGPPQQGCLLHCRVRDSGIGIPKEQQERIFNTFEQADGSSVRKYGGTGLGLTISRQLTEMMGGRMWVESEPGVGSTFHFTVCLEQGEEAAMTALPNDRLAARRITGLRLLVVDDNEINRDLARMVLERDHRVLTAEQGLAGLRTLAEAEAVDVVLMDVQMPVMDGLTATRIIRAIEQGQPPPLELTDALHQALDKRLRGAHLPIIAMTAHAMGGDQERCLAAGMDEYVTKPFQPEQLADALMAINGVDAGRWLVPDGDHPPAPAEEPEAQAAPTAPASVELVRSYLHATANFSLEQVERLVQTSRRSVTSLLASCDRSLRDGDFQELGLAAHTLKGTLLQCGLAGWAQRAQSLFAHAKHESEAEAKEVLNELRLALVALVMTEEQPLAARTGENGGSGPHDRRHRGRILAMDDEEVIREVIGGMFHYLGAACDLAASGEEGLELYSQSLANGQPYDLVMTDLQVAEGMGGMDMAQEILARDPTARIVVSSADSQDPVMRRYTEYGFVGRVKKPYSVQSLAALLEEMLGKP
- a CDS encoding histidine triad nucleotide-binding protein, giving the protein MPDNCLFCKIVRGEIPASKLYEDDEVLAFRDIAPQAPVHFLVIPKKHLSGPSAVTGEDERIVGKLMRIGNEIAVKEGVPHYRVVFNNGSQAGQTVFHLHMHILGGRNMAWPPG